A window from Drosophila nasuta strain 15112-1781.00 chromosome 3, ASM2355853v1, whole genome shotgun sequence encodes these proteins:
- the LOC132789864 gene encoding ankyrin-3 isoform X2: MGGSVSQVFRSGSALLSHRDGHKVSKATEEKIQTLFEILRANPKISLQTLESLLIQIPKNENILVIHDDCGYNILQRSVGLNHIDLTKWLLHRHRPDVNRAPCSLPLHIATLRGYEECVELLLRHGARIDADTRMCFPGAHSHNCEESGKWHSNVDDVSERLNTKLQNALCYAIDGDQYNVLSMMTQKMEEPWIPFRAKKPLLHLACERGAWNCVQQLVVTRSEEINLIMDEYYPIHHAVLHDGRFLELLIQHGAITTVRTCTQQMTLLHVVIFAARKSAEDTQATLRILLDRGCKELINAPDTLGNTPLHALIVRYALEEARYGYDKWSKWDVLHLVRFLLQNGAKPSINQAGNSAMACVFRHLRDWEVCYELLNMLIREDGDPNIVGRDGSVPIMVLLVPLINKDHLHHFTHSMKVCYLNCIRILLQHGANPNCSYRANLKPLHVLVFTVSENFTLNCDAQKRTNFDFIKNILLLLLQHGLDCNKTYQHILQAVMDMVQNVRTCHDMECIYELTLTLIQYGADPNIVLSSKTTPGIAIFSSEIATAAAMGDNTFRNSFRTNSRYLLFYYIILITKKEFILNDPQLTFTRIIHLFYLTMEHEPLYNCLKSLHNFYVAQVPSKKTEQLIALISTLYRRPRSLKQLARMAIYESMNRKLAQNVNRLNLPGPLKDYVLQFER, from the exons ATGGGTGGCTCGGTGAGTCAAGTCTTTCGTTCGGGCTCGGCACTGCTCTCCCATCGTGATGGTCACAAAGTATCCAAAGCGACGGAGGAGAAAATCCAAACATTATTCGAAATTTTGCGTGCCAATCCAAAAATCTCATTGCAAACCCTTGAGAGTCTGCTGATTCAGATACCCAAGAACGAGAATATCTTGGTCATACACGACGACTGTGGCTACAATATACTGCAGCGCAGTGTTGGCCTCAATCACATCGATCTCACCAAATGGCTGCTGCATCGCCATCGACCCGACGTCAATCGGGCGCCCTGCTCTCTGCCCCTGCACATTGCCACACTGCGTGGCTACGAGGAGTGTGTGGAGCTGCTCCTGCGTCATGGTGCTCGCATCGATGCCGACACACGCATGTGCTTTCCCGGCGCCCATTCGCACAACTGCGAGGAGAGCGGGAAGTGGCACAGCAACGTGGACGATGTCAGCGAACGCCTCAACACGAAGCTTCAGAACGCACTCTGCTATGCCATTGATG GTGATCAGTATAATGTGCTCAGCATGATGACTCAAAAGATGGAAGAACCTTGGATCCCATTTCGTGCTAAGAAGCCGCTGCTGCACTTGGCCTGCGAGCGAGGCGCCTGGAACTGTGTGCAGCAGCTGGTCGTGACACGATCCGAGGAGATTAATCTCATTATGGACGAATATTATCCCATACATCATGCTGTGCTGCATGACGGACGCTTCTTGGAGCTACTCATTCAGCATGGTGCCATCACCACTGTGCGCACCTGCACCCAGCAGATGACGCTGTTGCATGTTG TCATTTTTGCTGCACGCAAATCCGCGGAGGATACGCAAGCCACATTGCGCATACTACTAGATCGGGGTTGCAAGGAGCTGATTAATGCACCAGATACGCTGGGCAATACGCCGTTGCATGCGCTGATTGTGCGCTATGCCCTGGAGGAGGCACGCTATGGCTACGACAAGTGGAGCAAATGGGATGTGCTGCATCTAGTGCGTTTCCTGCTGCAGAATGGCGCCAAGCCATCCATCAATCAGGCTGGAAACAGTGCCATGGCATGCGTGTTTCGCCACCTGCGTGACTGGGAGGTCTGCTATGAGCTGCTCAACATGCTCATTAGGGAAGATG GTGATCCCAACATTGTGGGCCGCGATGGCTCCGTGCCCATAATGGTGTTGCTGGTGCCGCTAATTAACAAGGATCATCTGCATCATTTCACGCACTCAATGAAG GTTTGCTACTTGAACTGCATACGCATCCTGCTGCAGCATGGCGCAAATCCAAATTGTTCGTATCGAGCGAACTTGAAGCCGTTGCATGTGCTGGTCTTTACGGTCAGCGAGAACTTTACGCTTAACTGTGATGCACAGAAACGCACAAATTTCGACTTTATTAAGAacattctgctgctgctgctgcagcatggCCTCGACTGCAACAAGACATATCAACACATTCTGCAAGCCGTCATGGATATGGTACAGAATGTGCGCACTTGCCACGATATGGAATGCATCTATGAGTTAACTCTTACGCTTATCCAATACGGCGCCGATCCCAATATTGTGCTCAGCAGCAAGACCACCCCTGGCATTGCGATCTTCTCAAGTGAAATTGCCA CCGCTGCTGCCATGGGCGATAATACGTTTCGCAACTCGTTTCGCACAAACTCACGCTATCTGCTTTTCTACTACATTATACTGATCACGAAAAAGGAATTTATACTCAACGATCCGCAATTAACATTCACACGCATTATCCATCTCTTCTATCTGACCATGGAGCATGAGCCGCTCTACAATTGCCTAAAGTCACTGCACAATTTCTATGTCGCCCAAGTGCCGAGCAAGAAGACGGAACAATTGATAGCCCTGATCTCGACACTCTATCGCAGGCCACGCAGCCTCAAGCAATTGGCTCGCATGGCCATCTATGAGTCGATGAACCGGAAGTTGGCCCAGAATGTGAATCGATTGAATTTGCCAGGTCCACTCAAGGATTATGTGTTGCAATTTGAGAGATAA
- the LOC132789864 gene encoding ankyrin-3 isoform X1: MGGSVSQVFRSGSALLSHRDGHKVSKATEEKIQTLFEILRANPKISLQTLESLLIQIPKNENILVIHDDCGYNILQRSVGLNHIDLTKWLLHRHRPDVNRAPCSLPLHIATLRGYEECVELLLRHGARIDADTRMCFPGAHSHNCEESGKWHSNVDDVSERLNTKLQNALCYAIDGDQYNVLSMMTQKMEEPWIPFRAKKPLLHLACERGAWNCVQQLVVTRSEEINLIMDEYYPIHHAVLHDGRFLELLIQHGAITTVRTCTQQMTLLHVVIFAARKSAEDTQATLRILLDRGCKELINAPDTLGNTPLHALIVRYALEEARYGYDKWSKWDVLHLVRFLLQNGAKPSINQAGNSAMACVFRHLRDWEVCYELLNMLIREDGDPNIVGRDGSVPIMVLLVPLINKDHLHHFTHSMKVCYLNCIRILLQHGANPNCSYRANLKPLHVLVFTVSENFTLNCDAQKRTNFDFIKNILLLLLQHGLDCNKTYQHILQAVMDMVQNVRTCHDMECIYELTLTLIQYGADPNIVLSSKTTPGIAIFSSEIASYGEALGSGGGGAGRCSWRWWWRWCRRRWRWWSWSRCCHGR, translated from the exons ATGGGTGGCTCGGTGAGTCAAGTCTTTCGTTCGGGCTCGGCACTGCTCTCCCATCGTGATGGTCACAAAGTATCCAAAGCGACGGAGGAGAAAATCCAAACATTATTCGAAATTTTGCGTGCCAATCCAAAAATCTCATTGCAAACCCTTGAGAGTCTGCTGATTCAGATACCCAAGAACGAGAATATCTTGGTCATACACGACGACTGTGGCTACAATATACTGCAGCGCAGTGTTGGCCTCAATCACATCGATCTCACCAAATGGCTGCTGCATCGCCATCGACCCGACGTCAATCGGGCGCCCTGCTCTCTGCCCCTGCACATTGCCACACTGCGTGGCTACGAGGAGTGTGTGGAGCTGCTCCTGCGTCATGGTGCTCGCATCGATGCCGACACACGCATGTGCTTTCCCGGCGCCCATTCGCACAACTGCGAGGAGAGCGGGAAGTGGCACAGCAACGTGGACGATGTCAGCGAACGCCTCAACACGAAGCTTCAGAACGCACTCTGCTATGCCATTGATG GTGATCAGTATAATGTGCTCAGCATGATGACTCAAAAGATGGAAGAACCTTGGATCCCATTTCGTGCTAAGAAGCCGCTGCTGCACTTGGCCTGCGAGCGAGGCGCCTGGAACTGTGTGCAGCAGCTGGTCGTGACACGATCCGAGGAGATTAATCTCATTATGGACGAATATTATCCCATACATCATGCTGTGCTGCATGACGGACGCTTCTTGGAGCTACTCATTCAGCATGGTGCCATCACCACTGTGCGCACCTGCACCCAGCAGATGACGCTGTTGCATGTTG TCATTTTTGCTGCACGCAAATCCGCGGAGGATACGCAAGCCACATTGCGCATACTACTAGATCGGGGTTGCAAGGAGCTGATTAATGCACCAGATACGCTGGGCAATACGCCGTTGCATGCGCTGATTGTGCGCTATGCCCTGGAGGAGGCACGCTATGGCTACGACAAGTGGAGCAAATGGGATGTGCTGCATCTAGTGCGTTTCCTGCTGCAGAATGGCGCCAAGCCATCCATCAATCAGGCTGGAAACAGTGCCATGGCATGCGTGTTTCGCCACCTGCGTGACTGGGAGGTCTGCTATGAGCTGCTCAACATGCTCATTAGGGAAGATG GTGATCCCAACATTGTGGGCCGCGATGGCTCCGTGCCCATAATGGTGTTGCTGGTGCCGCTAATTAACAAGGATCATCTGCATCATTTCACGCACTCAATGAAG GTTTGCTACTTGAACTGCATACGCATCCTGCTGCAGCATGGCGCAAATCCAAATTGTTCGTATCGAGCGAACTTGAAGCCGTTGCATGTGCTGGTCTTTACGGTCAGCGAGAACTTTACGCTTAACTGTGATGCACAGAAACGCACAAATTTCGACTTTATTAAGAacattctgctgctgctgctgcagcatggCCTCGACTGCAACAAGACATATCAACACATTCTGCAAGCCGTCATGGATATGGTACAGAATGTGCGCACTTGCCACGATATGGAATGCATCTATGAGTTAACTCTTACGCTTATCCAATACGGCGCCGATCCCAATATTGTGCTCAGCAGCAAGACCACCCCTGGCATTGCGATCTTCTCAAGTGAAATTGCCAGTTACGGTGAAGCGCTGGGCAGCGGAGGAGGTGGAGCGGGGCGCTGCAGCTGGAGGTGGTGGTGGAGGTGGTGCCGGCGGAGGTGGAGGTGGTGGAGCTGGAGCCGCTGCTGCCATGGGCGATAA
- the LOC132789867 gene encoding DNA polymerase delta subunit 2, with protein MAKRLECPYENLSSAFLLQSSDYQKQFFHLYAHRLAEMTRLLKPLAQSKWGKEMPIMKLCELRGEQDVHCIIIGTIYKHQQHKPSILRDISEENQLAPQPQRQNYSEPGDKVILEDELQRVRLQGDHIAGRSLATGIVCAVKGGTDSEGFFNVEDILFFESGPQKSLTLKSPAKLVLVSGLDQLQAHNYVDALNMFQYWLSGGLGNSKDAASMVRLIVAGNSVRSTAVANVPTLQVARSQANANDTVQAVSQLDSWFAAWAQALHVDLMPGAYDPANFMLPQQPFHKCMFPQAGRLSSFQAVSNPYSCRLNSALIVGTGGQNVADLLRSTGLESSLEALRCTLTWGHIAPTAPDTLACYPYIESDPFIMRQCPQVYFAGNCEKFETELHVGTGDKRTRLVCVPSFSKTQSVALVDLETLDCREIKFNVESE; from the coding sequence ATGGCCAAACGCCTCGAGTGTCCTTACGAAAATCTTAGCAGTGCCTTTCTACTGCAATCGAGCGACTATCAGAAGCAATTCTTTCATCTTTACGCACATCGTTTGGCTGAAATGACGCGTTTGCTGAAACCACTGGCACAATCAAAATGGGGTAAGGAGATGCCCATAATGAAGCTGTGCGAGCTGCGCGGAGAACAGGATGTCCACTGCATCATCATTGGCACTATTTACAAGCATCAACAACACAAACCAAGCATTTTGCGTGACATCTCTGAGGAGAACCAACTGGCGCCGCAGCCTCAGCGACAGAATTACTCTGAACCGGGTGACAAAGTCATATTGGAGGATGAACTGCAGCGTGTGCGACTGCAGGGTGATCACATCGCTGGACGCAGTCTGGCTACTGGCATTGTCTGTGCTGTTAAGGGCGGCACCGACTCCGAGGGCTTCTTCAATGTGGAGGACATACTCTTCTTCGAGAGCGGACCACAAAAGTCGCTGACATTGAAATCGCCTGCCAAGCTGGTGCTAGTGTCTGGCCTCGATCAACTGCAGGCACACAACTATGTGGATGCCCTGAATATGTTTCAATATTGGCTGAGCGGCGGTTTGGGCAATTCAAAGGATGCTGCGTCTATGGTGCGTTTGATTGTTGCTGGCAATTCGGTGCGCAGCACAGCGGTAGCCAATGTGCCCACATTGCAAGTGGCTCGCAGCCAGGCGAATGCCAATGATACTGTGCAAGCGGTCAGCCAGTTGGACAGCTGGTTTGCTGCCTGGGCGCAAGCTTTGCACGTTGATCTAATGCCGGGCGCCTATGATCCTGCCAATTTCATGCTGCCACAACAGCCATTCCACAAATGCATGTTTCCACAAGCTGGGAGACTGTCTTCCTTCCAGGCTGTGTCTAATCCCTACAGTTGTCGGCTGAATAGCGCATTAATTGTTGGCACTGGCGGTCAGAATGTGGCCGATCTGTTGCGTAGCACTGGACTGGAGTCGTCGTTGGAGGCGTTGCGCTGCACGCTCACTTGGGGACACATTGCTCCCACGGCGCCAGATACTCTGGCCTGCTATCCGTACATTGAAAGCGATCCCTTCATTATGCGTCAATGTCCACAAGTGTATTTTGCTGGCAATTGCGAGAAGTTCGAGACGGAACTGCATGTTGGCACCGGCGACAAGCGAACGCGTCTGGTGTGCGTGCCCAGCTTCAGCAAGACACAGAGTGTGGCCCTGGTGGATCTAGAAACGCTCGACTGTCGCGAGATTAAGTTTAACGTAGAGTCTGAATAA
- the LOC132789870 gene encoding U6 snRNA-associated Sm-like protein LSm8, which translates to MSGLESYINHTVSIITADGRNFIGTLKGFDQTINIIIDECHERVFSTTAGIEQIVLGLHIIRGDNIAVIGLIDDSIDSRLDLANIRGEPLGPVVH; encoded by the coding sequence ATGTCCGGCCTGGAATCGTATATCAATCACACAGTGTCCATTATCACGGCGGATGGACGCAATTTCATCGGCACACTCAAGGGCTTCGATCAGaccatcaacatcatcatcgacGAGTGCCATGAACGCGTCTTCTCCACAACAGCGGGCATCGAACAGATTGTGCTTGGACTGCACATAATACGCGGCGACAACATTGCTGTAATTGGACTGATAGATGATAGCATCGATTCCCGTTTGGATTTGGCCAACATACGAGGCGAACCCCTTGGACCTGTCGTACATTAA
- the LOC132789869 gene encoding large ribosomal subunit protein mL46, which translates to MLRRLTQISAKQLARTQSTTATGASKEKWDLYAGVLVERLPVVSKTLNPLERRFQDMLLNVEYENSLKSDHELKHERDLVQLEQIKQGKVQVDLDEGVAKQTAQDLKDAYIEELKKFEAAPRSTPDDAANKTSSTDRCLEDTLYLLVQQKLGQQQHLLLPQGQRQEGETMRQTAERVVREQCGNGLKVLFYGNAPVGFHKYKYPSNQRANSVGAKVFFFRASLRAGNVQAGTKDAPAAQYEWLPKEALSQKLKNAAYAESINKFLI; encoded by the coding sequence ATGTTACGCCGTCTCACACAAATCAGTGCCAAGCAACTGGCACGCACTCAGTCCACAACTGCGACAGGTGCCTCAAAAGAGAAGTGGGATCTATATGCTGGCGTGCTCGTCGAACGATTGCCGGTGGTGTCCAAAACACTGAATCCCCTAGAGCGACGGTTTCAGGATATGTTATTGAATGTCGAGTATGAGAACAGTTTGAAATCGGATCACGAGTTGAAGCACGAGCGAGATCTGGTGCAGCTAGAGCAGATTAAGCAAGGTAAAGTGCAGGTGGATCTGGACGAAGGTGTGGCCAAGCAAACAGCTCAGGATTTGAAAGATGCGTACATCGAGGAACTTAAGAAATTCGAAGCAGCCCCACGTAGCACACCTGACGATGCGGCTAATAAAACCAGCTCAACAGATCGCTGCCTGGAGGACACACTGTATCTGCTGGTGCAGCAAAAGTTgggacaacagcagcatttACTTTTGCCGCAAGGTCAGCGTCAGGAGGGTGAAACCATGCGACAGACAGCAGAGCGTGTTGTGCGTGAACAATGCGGCAATGGCCTGAAGGTGCTGTTCTATGGCAATGCTCCAGTTGGCTTCCACAAGTACAAGTATCCAAGCAATCAACGTGCCAACAGCGTTGGTGCCAAGGTCTTCTTCTTCCGGGCTTCTCTGCGAGCTGGCAATGTGCAAGCAGGGACAAAGGATGCACCTGCCGCCCAATACGAATGGCTGCCCAAGGAGGCGCTTAGCCAGAAGCTGAAGAATGCCGCCTATGCGGAAAGCATCAATAAGTTTTTGatctaa